In Bradyrhizobium diazoefficiens, the following are encoded in one genomic region:
- a CDS encoding type II toxin-antitoxin system VapC family toxin, with the protein MYLVDTNIVSEARRGSVQATGWLRSVDPASVHLSTLTLGEIMRGIALKQKSDPKAAGHLAEWLRKLRHDHADRILAVTDQISVEWGRIAAIRPRGDIDGLIAATAIVHDLILVTRNVADFEDTGATVINPWEASA; encoded by the coding sequence ATGTATCTCGTTGACACCAATATTGTCTCCGAGGCGCGGCGCGGCTCTGTCCAGGCGACCGGCTGGCTGCGCTCGGTCGACCCGGCCAGTGTCCACCTGAGCACCCTCACCCTCGGCGAGATCATGCGCGGCATTGCGCTCAAGCAAAAGTCGGATCCGAAGGCGGCCGGCCATCTTGCCGAATGGTTGCGCAAGCTGCGCCACGACCACGCCGACCGCATCCTGGCGGTGACCGACCAGATCTCCGTCGAGTGGGGGCGCATCGCCGCGATCCGGCCGCGCGGCGATATCGACGGGCTGATCGCCGCGACGGCGATCGTCCATGACCTCATCCTCGTCACCCGCAATGTGGCTGATTTCGAGGATACAGGAGCAACGGTGATCAATCCTTGGGAGGCCTCGGCATGA
- a CDS encoding type II toxin-antitoxin system Phd/YefM family antitoxin gives MEWPLQDAKNQFSKVVQKARLEGPQVVTLRGERAAVVLSAADYDALRSGRPTLVDDLLAGPGWDDELAEAVTRRAKTPSRDVAF, from the coding sequence ATGGAATGGCCACTGCAGGACGCCAAGAATCAGTTCTCCAAGGTCGTACAGAAGGCCCGTCTCGAAGGCCCGCAGGTCGTCACCCTGCGCGGCGAGCGCGCCGCCGTGGTGCTGTCGGCCGCCGATTACGATGCGCTACGTTCCGGCCGCCCGACCCTGGTCGACGACTTGCTGGCCGGGCCAGGTTGGGATGACGAACTGGCCGAGGCCGTGACCCGGCGCGCCAAGACCCCCAGCCGCGACGTGGCGTTCTGA
- a CDS encoding DUF1403 family protein, with product MQHYRSLLFTDRPGGFGGYCGAKRRDGLVFCMPAPHRIVPDPPPTFALAPSWLRRLAPPDIATEAVFYAGAALAALHPIARDAHPLGCLWRQRLALSCAAALARQGGRTEDEAVLRDHWYLRRDDDDPGPGGRILAAWRKLGERASPSDVEGWIFAVATTLGHPLGSLPGEIVELASRHSMHQHAVPVLAAAEIIAASRRLLPNEEALPLWLADAVLAHQLRWAVPVPLIAAHLSRGALRKAPQHLEGETVFMSALCAAYTSAAVAAIDLYSELTRRATRLLAVAPKLRGKDADIMVGILMVEDAQPAGAGKTASDRSTRRLFDRLVSLGAVRELTGRPTFRLYGL from the coding sequence ATGCAACATTATCGTTCGTTGTTATTCACAGACAGGCCCGGCGGTTTTGGCGGTTATTGTGGCGCAAAGCGCCGCGACGGCTTAGTCTTTTGCATGCCCGCGCCGCACCGAATCGTCCCCGACCCGCCGCCGACCTTCGCCCTGGCCCCGAGCTGGCTGCGTCGTCTCGCACCGCCCGATATCGCCACGGAAGCGGTGTTTTATGCCGGCGCGGCGCTGGCGGCGCTGCATCCGATCGCCCGCGACGCGCACCCGCTCGGTTGTCTTTGGCGTCAGCGTCTCGCCCTCAGCTGCGCGGCCGCGCTCGCGCGCCAGGGCGGGCGGACGGAGGACGAAGCGGTGCTGCGCGACCACTGGTACCTGCGCCGCGACGACGATGACCCGGGTCCCGGCGGTCGTATTCTTGCCGCCTGGCGCAAGCTCGGCGAACGGGCCTCCCCCAGCGACGTGGAGGGATGGATTTTTGCTGTTGCAACCACGCTCGGCCATCCGCTCGGCTCGCTGCCGGGCGAGATCGTCGAACTTGCAAGTCGGCATTCGATGCACCAGCACGCCGTGCCGGTGCTCGCCGCCGCGGAGATCATCGCCGCGAGCAGGCGCCTGCTCCCGAATGAGGAGGCGCTGCCGCTGTGGCTGGCCGACGCCGTCCTCGCGCACCAGCTGCGCTGGGCGGTGCCGGTGCCGTTGATCGCGGCCCATCTGTCGCGCGGCGCGCTGCGCAAAGCGCCGCAGCACCTCGAGGGCGAGACCGTCTTCATGAGCGCACTCTGCGCGGCCTATACGAGCGCCGCCGTCGCCGCGATCGACCTCTACAGTGAACTCACACGGCGGGCGACGCGGCTGCTGGCGGTCGCGCCGAAGCTGCGCGGCAAGGATGCCGACATCATGGTGGGGATCCTGATGGTGGAAGATGCCCAGCCCGCCGGCGCCGGCAAGACGGCCAGCGACCGCAGCACGCGGCGGCTGTTCGACCGGCTGGTGTCGCTCGGCGCGGTGCGCGAGCTCACCGGCCGGCCGACCTTCCGACTCTACGGGCTCTGA
- a CDS encoding SMC-Scp complex subunit ScpB has translation MGRRARPKQDLDTELADLPPELRWREWMGRVEAVIFASPGPVTRETLARVVGRDCNLDLLIDDIRDELRGRPYELVSVAGGWQHRTRKNFAEAIRAAIGAAGDDKALSQAEALILACIAYYQPINRSELSSFFGKEVSRDTIGRLRGLEFIAAGPRSPQPGAPYTYVTTKAFLSHFGLQTLRDLPDMDMLEDAGLLSKDKMLAGEFPVLSSDEGDDVEADLDEDDDVA, from the coding sequence ATGGGCCGGCGGGCGCGACCGAAACAGGATCTCGACACCGAGCTCGCCGACCTGCCGCCGGAGCTGCGCTGGCGCGAATGGATGGGCCGGGTCGAGGCGGTGATCTTCGCCTCGCCCGGGCCGGTGACGCGCGAGACCCTGGCGCGCGTCGTCGGCCGCGACTGCAACCTCGACCTTCTGATCGACGACATTCGCGACGAGCTCCGTGGCCGGCCTTACGAGCTCGTCTCCGTCGCGGGCGGCTGGCAGCACCGGACCCGGAAGAACTTCGCCGAGGCGATCCGGGCTGCAATCGGCGCTGCCGGCGACGACAAGGCGTTGTCGCAGGCCGAAGCGCTGATCCTCGCCTGCATCGCCTATTACCAGCCCATCAACCGCAGCGAATTGTCCTCCTTCTTCGGCAAGGAGGTCAGCCGCGATACCATCGGGCGGCTGCGCGGACTGGAGTTCATAGCTGCCGGGCCGCGGAGCCCGCAGCCCGGCGCACCCTACACCTACGTGACGACCAAGGCGTTCCTGTCGCACTTCGGCCTTCAGACGCTGCGCGATCTTCCGGACATGGACATGCTCGAGGACGCCGGCCTGCTCAGCAAGGACAAAATGCTGGCCGGGGAGTTTCCGGTGCTTTCGTCGGACGAGGGCGACGACGTCGAGGCGGACCTCGACGAAGATGACGATGTGGCTTGA